The stretch of DNA caacatcatcaccaacaacatcaccatcaacatcaccatcaccaacatcatcaacatcaccaacaacaacaacatcatcaccaacaacatcaccatcaacatcaccaacaccatcaccaacaacatcaacatcaccaacaacaacatcatcaccaacaacatcatcaccaacaacatcatcaccaacaacatcatcatcaccaacaacatcaacaacatcatcaccaacaacataaccatcaacatcaccaacaacatcaccaacatcatcaccatcatcatcaccaccaacatcatcaccaccaacaacatcatcaccaacaccatcaccaacatcatcaccaacaccatcaccaacatcatcaccaacaccaacatcatcaccaacaccaacatcatcaccaacaccatcaccaacatcaccaacaacaacaacaacatcatcaccaacaacatcaccatcaacatcaccatcaccaacatcatcaacatcaccaacaacaacaacatcatcaccaacaacatcaccatcaacatcaccaacaccatcaccaacaacatcaacatcaccaacaacaacatcatcaccaacaacatcatcaccaacaacatcatcaccaacaacatcatcatcaccaacaacatcaacaacatcatcaccaacaacataaccatcaacatcaccaacaacatcaccaacatcatcaccatcatcatcaccaccaacatcatcaccaccaacaacatcatcaccaacaccatcaccaacatcatcaccaacaccatcaccaacatcatcaccaacaccaacatcatcaccaacaacatcaacaacatcagATCAGATGAAGTTCAGGACGTGAACAGAGAAACATTCAGCCTGCAGGAGGAAACAGGAAGTAGAAGCAGCTGCTGTACCTGTGTTTCCTGTTCGGTTGGCGTGGGCGCCTTGAATCGCGGCGTGAGACCAGGAAGTGTTGGCAGGAAGAACGGGGCAGCAGCCGGAGCACCAGGTGGCGTTGCAGGTTTATTCCTCCTCTACAAACAGTAagcattaatattatttatttgatgagaAGGAAAACGTCGGCTCCACGTGTGCGTTCACGTCATTTAAACGCCATCATCACATGACGTCTGAAGGAcgtgatgaaagcagctgaagtgACCTGGAAGGCCACGCCGCCTCTTCCTCCACGTGAAGGGTCCAGGTCTGAGGTCGCTCTGCAGACTCACCTTGATGTTGTCCAGGTGAAGCAGACTTTTCCACCGAGACTCCGGCAGCAGAGATAGAGTCACAAGCTCCGCCCCCAACTGCTCGGCTGACTGGTACGCATCATCAGCCTCCTCTGATGTCACGTCCTGTTCCGACACGTCCGCCGTGACCCCCGGCAGCGTCTCCTCAACTGGCTGGTAGTCAGCTGGGAGGGGGCGGAGCCCCACGGGCCCACACAGACTCTTATTGGTCCTGAGGGGGGAGagctgcactgtgattggctgcaGCAGGAGATCAGCTGACAACAACTAAGGCCACATCCACTCTACTCCGTGTCTGTTAAtacagagttttaaaaagaaatccgTGTCCGTCCAGACCAGCGTTTCAGCTGCAGATCAGAACTGATGTCTGTATTAACACGATGGAACACATCACGTGACCGTACACGCGCACTGAGCAcgtgcgtgccggtgtaaacaggaagcagactGACCACTCAGCAGCTAAAGAAGAAAGTTCTACTACAGACAAACGCAGAGC from Micropterus dolomieu isolate WLL.071019.BEF.003 ecotype Adirondacks unplaced genomic scaffold, ASM2129224v1 contig_8539, whole genome shotgun sequence encodes:
- the LOC123965080 gene encoding WD repeat-containing protein 36-like; its protein translation is MDCTIRTWDLPSGCLVNCFLVAMAPVSVSFSPTGDFLATAHVDSLGVYLWTNKSLCGPVGLRPLPADYQPVEETLPGVTADVSEQDVTSEEADDAYQSAEQLGAELVTLSLLPESRWKSLLHLDNIKRRNKPATPPGAPAAAPFFLPTLPGLTPRFKAPTPTEQETQVQQLLLLPVSSCRLNVSLFTS